GCGGACGCTCTCGCCGGCCTTCGCCACGTCCGCGTCGCCCGCCTTCAGCAGGTGGCTCTCGGCGACCGCGCGCTCCACGGTCGCGCGCAGGCCGAGGCGCACCGTCTCGGCGCCGGCGTCGGGGACCGCGACGGCCCCGGCCAGCGCCAGCGGGACGAGGACCGCGATCGCGCTGCGGAGATTCATAGCCATCCGTGGCGACGATACCACAGCAGCGTGCCCGCCACACCCTCGGCAAGCCCGACCCGCGGACGGTACCCCAGCTCGGCGCGGATGCGGGCGTCATCGCAGACCCATCCCTCCTGCAGCCCCTCGCAGGCCTTGTGCCAGCCGAGAAGCACCGGCCGCCGCGAGATCGCCGCGGCCGCCTCGCCCGCGAGGCCGGCCAGCCGGAAGACGAACCCGGGGACGTGGAGGGCCCGGCCGCCGCCGCAGGCCGCGAGCAGGGCGTCGCCGAGCTCGGCCACCGTGTGCGCGCCGCCGGAGGCGTAGTAGACGCGGCCGTCCGCGGCGTCCGAGGCGCCGGCGAGCACGAGCGCCTCCACGAGGTCGTCGACGTGCACCAGCGAGATCTGCATGCAGCCGCCGCGTACGCGCGGGAAGAAGCCGCGCGCGGCCATCCGGAAGAGCGCGAGCGTCTGGCGATCGCCGGGCCCGTAGACCCAGGGCGGGCGGACCACCACGCGGCGCAGGCGGGCGCCTTCGCGGGCGAGCAGCTCCTCGCCGCGCAGCTTGCTCGCGCCGTAGGGGTTGATCGGCGCGGGGGCGTCCTCCTCCCGGGCGGGCGCGGCTGCCGTGCGGGGGCCCGCGACCGCGAGGCTGCTGACGTACACGAGCTTCGGCGGCGCGGACGAGGACGCCGCGGCCGCGGCCACCGCCGGCTTGACCGGCACCAGGCTTTCGGCGATTTCCATGGACACTCCGGATTGCCGGGCGATTTCGTTTAGCGATCCGGCAATGCCGCCGCGGG
The genomic region above belongs to bacterium and contains:
- a CDS encoding NAD(P)-dependent oxidoreductase, coding for MEIAESLVPVKPAVAAAAASSSAPPKLVYVSSLAVAGPRTAAAPAREEDAPAPINPYGASKLRGEELLAREGARLRRVVVRPPWVYGPGDRQTLALFRMAARGFFPRVRGGCMQISLVHVDDLVEALVLAGASDAADGRVYYASGGAHTVAELGDALLAACGGGRALHVPGFVFRLAGLAGEAAAAISRRPVLLGWHKACEGLQEGWVCDDARIRAELGYRPRVGLAEGVAGTLLWYRRHGWL